From the genome of Sander lucioperca isolate FBNREF2018 chromosome 1, SLUC_FBN_1.2, whole genome shotgun sequence, one region includes:
- the spon2a gene encoding spondin-2a, whose product MMSSKHLTCGWLQQLLVVLLNLCLTFAGPLRPLNGTECTAKGPASYILVFTGHWSPQAFPKQYPLFRPPAQWSKLIAVSHNRHFRLWEEGAPASAGVQNFAEVGVTVELMKAAKEARKRRAVGAMHRTAGIPNGIGHSSTELLMQPRSSLLSLMVKMVPSPDWFVGVDSLNLCEGSRWKQEVTIDLQPYDAGTDNGFTFSSPNFPTSPPENITKITSQMPNHPANSFYYPRLKELPPIASIKITQQSRSSDRQTPMSNHILPNSIIPKRFSATPLDCEVSLWSPWGLCLGPCSRGGVRHRTRYILLRPANAGVPCPELEEQTECVPHSCMRLQ is encoded by the exons ATGATGTCATCAAAGCACCTGACCTGCGGTTGGCTGCAGCAGCTACTCGTTGTACTTCTGAACCTTTGCCTCACTTTTGCTGGGCCTTTGCGACCACTCAATGGGACAGAATGCACAGCCAAGGGTCCTGCTTCCTACATCCTGGTCTTTACAGGTCACTGGAGCCCACAGGCCTTCCCTAAGCAGTATCCACTCTTCCGGCCCCCTGCACAGTGGTCCAAACTCATAG CGGTCAGCCATAATCGCCATTTTCGGCTGTGGGAGGAGGGTGCTCCAGCCAGCGCAGGGGTGCAGAACTTCGCCGAAGTCGGGGTGACAGTGGAGCTGATGAAGGCCGCCAAGGAGGCCAGAAAGAGACGCGCAGTCGGTGCCATGCACCGAACGGCCGGCATCCCTAACGGCATTGGGCACAGCTCCACGGAGTTGCTCATGCAGCCCCGGAGTTCACTG TTGTCTCTGATGGTAAAGATGGTCCCCAGCCCCGACTGGTTCGTTGGCGTGGACAGCCTAAACCTCTGTGAGGGCAGCCGGTGGAAACAGGAAGTCACCATTGACCTCCAGCCTTATGATGCCGGGACAGACAATGGATTCACTTTCTCTTCTCCAAACTTTCCCACCAGCCCCCCAGAAAACATCACAAAG ATCACATCTCAGATGCCAAACCATCCAGCCAACTCCTTCTACTATCCACGTTTAAAGGAGCTTCCACCTATTGCCAGCATAAAGATAACTCAACAGAGCAGATCATCTGACCGCCAAACCCCAATGTCCAATCATATTCTGCCAAACTCTATTATTCCTAAGCGCTTCTCAG CGACACCATTGGACTGTGAAGTGTCTCTCTGGTCACCCTGGGGTTTGTGTCTTGGTCCCTGCTCTAGAGGTGGTGTCCGCCACCGCACACGTTACATCCTCTTGCGGCCGGCCAATGCTGGCGTCCCCTGCCCTGAGCTTGAGGAACAGACTGAATGTGTACCACACAGCTGTATGAGACTCCAGTAA